A DNA window from Scomber japonicus isolate fScoJap1 chromosome 14, fScoJap1.pri, whole genome shotgun sequence contains the following coding sequences:
- the ugp2b gene encoding UDP-glucose pyrophosphorylase 2b: protein MAQFQEMMRQQLESSMHDELEKLLDTVTGAEKEASRKDFEGFKNLFHRFLQVKGPSVEWIKIQRPPEESIQPYDKIAARGLPDSVADSLNKLVVVKLNGGLGTSMGCKGPKSLISVRNENTFLDLTVQQIEHLNKTYNTDVPLVLMNSFNTDEDTKKILQKYTHHRVKIHTFNQSRYPRINKESLLPVSTNMSMNGQSSEGWYPPGHGDIYASFYNSGLLDELIAQGKEYIFVSNIDNLGATVDLHILHHLVSQPNGKRCEFIMEVTDKTRADVKGGTLIKYDGKLRLLEIAQVPKAHVDEFKSVSKFKIFNTNNLWISLAAIKRLQEQKAMNMEIIVNPKTLDGGQNVIQLETAVGAAIKCFDNAMGINVPRSRFLPVKTTSDLLLVMSNLYSLDAGSLTMSPKREFPTTPHVKLGSSFTKVQEYLTRFESIPDMLELDHLTVSGDVTFGKNVSLKGTVIIIANHGDRIDIPAGSMLENKIVSGNLRILDH from the exons ATGGCTCAATTCCAGGAAATGATGCGGCAGCAGCTGGAGAGCTCCATGCACGATGAGCTGGAGAAACTGCTGGACACTGTCACAGGGGCAGAGAAAGAG gcATCCAGGAAAGACTTTGAGGGCTTCAAGAATCTCTTCCACAGATTTCTGCAGGTGAAAGGGCCATCAGTAGAATGGATCAAGATACAAAGACCTCCAGAAGAATCG aTCCAGCCTTATGATAAGATCGCTGCTCGAGGCCTGCCAGACAGCGTAGCTGACAGCCTGAACAAACTGGTGGTGGTGAAGCTGAACGGAGGCCTGGGAACCAGTATGGGATGCAAGGGCCCCAAGAGCCTGATCAGCGTCCGCAACGAGAACACCTTCCTGGACCTCACTGTGCAGCAAATAGAG CACTTGAACAAGACTTACAACACAGATGTGCCCCTGGTCCTCATGAACTCCTTCAACACAGACGAAGACACAAAGAAGATCTTGCAGAAGTACACACACCACCGCGTCAAGATACACACCTTTAACCAGAGCAG gTATCCTCGCATCAACAAAGAGTCCCTCCTCCCCGTCTCCACGAACATGAGCATGAACGGGCAGAGCTCGGAGGGATGGTACCCTCCCGGCCACGGCGACATCTACGCCAGCTTCTACAACTCGGGCCTGCTGGACGAGCTCATCGCTCAGGGGAAGGAGTACATCTTTGTGTCCAACATCGACAACCTGGGAGCCACGGTGGACCTCCACATCCTGCACCACCTGGTCAGCCAGCCCAACGGCAAGCGCTGCGAGTTCATCATGGAGGTGACGGACAAGACGCGCGCTGACGTCAAG GGTGGCACGCTGATCAAGTACGACGGAAAACTGCGTCTGCTGGAGATCGCCCAGGTGCCCAAAGCTCACGTGGACGAGTTCAAATCCGTTTCAAAGTTCAAGATCTTCAACACCAACAACCTGTGGATCTCTCTGGCTGCTATCAAGAGGCTGCAGGAACAGAAGGCAATGAACATGGAGATTATAGTCAACCCCAAG ACGCTCGACGGGGGGCAGAACGTCATCCAGCTGGAGACGGCGGTGGGCGCTGCCATCAAATGCTTCGATAACGCCATGGGCATCAACGTTCCTCGCAGCCGCTTCCTGCCCGTAAAGACCACGTCTGACCTGCTGCTGGTCATGTCCAACCTGTACAGCCTGGACGCCGGCTCGCTCACCATGAGCCCAAAGAGAGAGTTCCCAACGACGCCGCACGTCAAACTGGGAAGCTCCTTCACCAAG GTTCAGGAGTACCTGACTCGCTTCGAGAGCATCCCCGACATGCTGGAGCTCGACCACCTGACTGTGTCCGGAGACGTCACCTTTGGGAAGAATGTTTCACTCAAG ggAACCGTCATCATCATCGCCAACCACGGAGATCGGATCGATATCCCAGCCGGCTCCATGCTCGAGAACAAAATCGTATCTGGCAACCTCCGCATCCTGGACCACTGA